TGGTCGACGAGGTGCAGGGCAACGCGCAGATGATCGAACAGCTGGCCGAGGAATCGGCGACCATCGGCGGCGTGCTGACGGTGATCCGCTCGATTGCCGAACAGACCAACCTGCTGGCCCTCAATGCCGCGATCGAAGCGGCGCGGGCCGGGGAAATGGGCCGTGGCTTTGCCGTGGTTGCCGAAGAAGTACGCTCCCTGGCCCTGCGCACTACCGGCGCTACCGGTGAGATCCAGACCTTGATCGGGCGCCTGCAGCAGGCGGCCCGCGAATCGGTTGAAGGCATGCGCGCGCAACTCGAACATGCCGAGGCCACCGCTGACCAGGCCCAGGCGGCGGATGGCGCGCTGGATGAAATTGTCGCGGCAATCCAGACCATCTCGGCCACAGCGGTACGGATTGCCGATGTCACCGCCCAGCAGAGCGGCGCGGTGAGCGAGATTCGTGACCACAGCGAGCGGATTCATGGCTTGGGTGAAGACAACTTGCAACGTATTGGTGAAGGGCGTGAGCAGGGTGAGCAGTTGCTTCGCCTGGGTGGCGAGTTGAATACGGCGGTGCGGGCCTTTCGCCTGTGAGGATGTGTCGCGGCGATCCGACTTGACCCGCGATGAAGGCAACAGGGCTGCAAAGTCCGTTATCATGCAGGCACTTTTGTACTGCGAGACCGCCATGCGCCGCCTGCTTTGCCTCCTGTTTCTGCTCCTGGCCTTGCCCGCCGTCGGCGCCGGCCTGCTCGACAATCGCCCCAGCGCCACCCTCGGCGCCGCGTCGCTGAACAACAGCAGCGACTTTCTGCCAGTGCACGAAGCCTTCAAGCTGAGCCTGGTCGAGGATCAAGGGCAAAGCCTGAAACTGCGCTTCGTCGCCGCCGACGGTTACTACCTGTACCGCCACCGCTTCCAGTTTCGCAGCGAGCCTGCCGACATAGCCCTGGGCACGGCGCAGATCCCCCCGGGTGAAGCCAAGCACGATGAGTTCTTCGGTGACGTCGAGGTCTATCACGGCATCCTCGACATCGAAATCCCCCGCCCGGCCAACGAACAACACCCCTTCACCTTGCTGGTGGGCTACCAGGGCTGCGCCGACAAGGGCCTGTGCTACCCGCCGGAAACCGCACGCCTGAGCATCGATGGCATCACCAGCAGTGCGCCGCCAGCTACCACCACGGTCGCCAAGGCCGGCTGGGACTGGCAAGGCCTGCTGCTGTTCTTCCTCGCCGGCGTCGGCCTGACCTTCACCCCGTGTGTGCTGCCGATGCTGCCGATCCTCTCTGGCGTGGTGTTGCGCGGCCAGATCGGCGGCGTACGCGGTTTTGCCCTGTCGCTGGCCTATGTGCTGCCGATGGCTGCCTGCTTTGCCCTGCTCGGCGCGCTGATGGGCCTGTTCGGTGCCGGCCTCAACCTGCAGGCACGCTTGCAGTCGGCCTGGGTGCTGGTGCCGTTTGCGCTGTTCTTCGTGCTGTTTGCCCTGGCCATGTTCGGCCTGTTCGAGCTCAAATTGCCGCATGCCATCAGTAGTCGCCTGGAACGTCTGGTCGGCCAGACCAAGGGCGGATCGCTGATGGGTGCGGCGATCCTCGGGGTGTTCTCCAGCCTGCTGGTATCGCCGTGCGTGTCGGCGCCACTGGCCGGCGCGCTGCTGTATATCAGCGCCAGCGGCGATGCCCTGGGGGGTGCATTGAAGCTGTTCGCCCTGGGCCTGGGCATGGGCGCGCCACTGCTGCTGATCGCTACCGGCGGTGCGGCCTGGCTGCCGAAAAGCGGGCCATGGCTGGTAACGGTGAAAAACGCCATCGGCGTGCTGTTGCTGGGCCTGGCCATTGGCCTGCTCAGCCGCGTGCTGCCGGGGCAGGTCACGCTGCTGCTGGTCGGCCTGCTGGCCGCCGGTACCGCGGTGTTCCTTGGCGCCCTGGAGTTCACGGTGAAAACCACCCGGCAGCGCCTGGCGCAGCTGCTCGGCCTGGCCCTGCTGTTCTATGGGTTGACCTGCTGGTACGGCGCCTTGAGCGGGCAGACCGACCCGCTGCGCCCGCTGCCTCAAGCCAGTAACGCCAGTACTGGTGCAAGCGCCCAGGCCAGCAGCGCCAGCGCCTGGCAGACCCTCACCACCCCGGCGGCGCTGGACAGCGCCCTGGCCGCCGCCAAGGCCGCCGGCCAGCCGGTGCTGCTGGACTGGTACGCCGACTGGTGCATCAGTTGCAAGGTGATCGAGCACGAGGTGCTCAATGCACCCGCAGTGCTAGCACAACTGAAGGACTATCAGTTGCTGCGCTTCGATATCACAGAAAGCAACGCTGAACAGCGCGCCCTGCTCGACCGCTACCAGCTGTTCGGCCCGCCAGCGCTGTTGTTCTTTGCCGCGAACGGCAGCGAAATCACCGCCGATCGTGTGGTTGGCGAGATAAACGCCGGCGAATTTGCCGAGCATCTGACGCGCATTCGCGCCGATCTGGGTCTATAACTTCTTCGGGCCGCTAAAAAGCCGCTTTCGATGACCGAAATTAATAAATTAGTCACATATTTAGCGTGAATATCGGTCATCGTGCTGGCTATTGCTGGTAACTGGACAGTGCCCGCCGGTTTACGGCATAGTCGCCGCGCAAAGTTTCCTAACGATAAAAAGGAACCACAGATGGCAACGCTACTGGTGCTGCACGGCCCCAACCTGAACCTGCTCGGCACCCGCGAACCGGGCGTCTATGGCGCCGTGACCCTGGCCCAGATCAACCAGGACCTGGAGCAGCGCGCCCGCGCCGCCGGCCATCATCTGCAATACCTGCAAAGCAACGCCGAGTACGAATTGATCGACCGCATTCATGCCGCGCGCAGCGAAGGTGTGGACTTCATCCTGATCAATCCGGCGGCTTTCACACATACAAGTGTCGCATTACGTGACGCGTTGCTGGCGGTGAGCATCCCATTCATCGAAGTGCATCTGTCCAACGTGCACAAACGCGAACCTTTTCGCCATCACTCCTACTTCTCTGATGTCGCCGTAGGAGTGATTTGCGGCCTGGGTGCCAG
This portion of the Pseudomonas sp. SORT22 genome encodes:
- a CDS encoding protein-disulfide reductase DsbD, encoding MRRLLCLLFLLLALPAVGAGLLDNRPSATLGAASLNNSSDFLPVHEAFKLSLVEDQGQSLKLRFVAADGYYLYRHRFQFRSEPADIALGTAQIPPGEAKHDEFFGDVEVYHGILDIEIPRPANEQHPFTLLVGYQGCADKGLCYPPETARLSIDGITSSAPPATTTVAKAGWDWQGLLLFFLAGVGLTFTPCVLPMLPILSGVVLRGQIGGVRGFALSLAYVLPMAACFALLGALMGLFGAGLNLQARLQSAWVLVPFALFFVLFALAMFGLFELKLPHAISSRLERLVGQTKGGSLMGAAILGVFSSLLVSPCVSAPLAGALLYISASGDALGGALKLFALGLGMGAPLLLIATGGAAWLPKSGPWLVTVKNAIGVLLLGLAIGLLSRVLPGQVTLLLVGLLAAGTAVFLGALEFTVKTTRQRLAQLLGLALLFYGLTCWYGALSGQTDPLRPLPQASNASTGASAQASSASAWQTLTTPAALDSALAAAKAAGQPVLLDWYADWCISCKVIEHEVLNAPAVLAQLKDYQLLRFDITESNAEQRALLDRYQLFGPPALLFFAANGSEITADRVVGEINAGEFAEHLTRIRADLGL
- the aroQ gene encoding type II 3-dehydroquinate dehydratase, with the protein product MATLLVLHGPNLNLLGTREPGVYGAVTLAQINQDLEQRARAAGHHLQYLQSNAEYELIDRIHAARSEGVDFILINPAAFTHTSVALRDALLAVSIPFIEVHLSNVHKREPFRHHSYFSDVAVGVICGLGASGYRLALESALEHLAANAKP